CCGCGGAGGCCGCGCGCGAGCGGGAGCTGCGCATCGCGGAGCAGTACTCGGCGGCCCTGGCGGCCGTGGAGCACCTGAAGGCCGAGGCGGCTCAGGCGGCGGAGACGTCCCGGGACGCGGGCGCCGCCGTCTCCGTGAAGGATGCGGAGCTGGCGCGCACGGCTCGGGAGCTGGTGGACGCGCGGCAGCGGACGGCCTCGGCGGAGGGGGCTCGGAAGGACGCGGAGTCGCGGCTGGAGTCGCTCCAGGCGGAGGTCCGGGGCCTGGAGACGGAGCTGGCCGCCGCTCGCGAGTCGCAGTCCCGCCTGGGCCAGGAGGTGGAGGCCCTGACGCACGCGGAGGCTTCCGCGCGGGCCACGGCGCAGAAGTGGGAGGAGTCGCTTCATCACGCCTCGCAGCGGTTGGAGGCGCTGGAGGCGGAGCGCGCTCGGACCGAGGAGCGGCTGGGGCAGGCGCTGGAGACGGAGCGGGACGCGCTCCAGGCCCGGCTGACGTCGCTGGAGCGCGAGCTGGAGGACGAGCGGGCTCGGGCGACGGCGCTGGAGCGGCAGGTCCTGGATGAGGTCTCCGCGAAGGGCGAGGTCGAGGCCCGGCGGCAGGAGCTTGCGGAGGAGCGCGCGGCCCTGGTCCGGCGCGTGGTGGAGCTGGAGGCCGAGGCTTCCTCGCACGCTCGTACGGGACGGCAGTCCTCGGAGCGCGCGGCGGAGCTGGAGGCCGCGCTGCGGACCGCTCGCGAGGAGCTGGAGTCCGCGCACCTGGAATGGCAGGCGTCGGAGGAGCAGCTCGGGCGCGTTCGCGGGGAACTGGACTCGGAGCGTGAGGCTCGGGCCGCGGTGGAAGAGGCGCTGCGGCTGGCGCGTGGGAAGCTGGAGGGCGCGGCGCAGCGGCTGACGGAGGCCGAGGCCACGCTCTCGCGGACCCGTGAGGCGTTGGACGCGGAGGTTGCTCGGCGCACGGCGCTGGAGAACTCCCTGGCCGAGGTCCGGGACTCGCTGGACTCCGAGCAGGAGGGGCGGGCCCGTGCGTTGGAGGCGCTGCGTGCGCAGCTCGAGGCCGAGCAGTCGCGGCGCAGCGATGCCGAGGCGACGCTCGCTGAGACTCGGGCTGGACTGGATGAGGCTCGCCAGACGCTGAGCCAGGTTCGGGACGCGCTTGCTTCCGAAGAGGAGCGGCGCGCTCGGTGGGAAGCGGCGCTCGGGGATGCGCAGGCGCTGCTCCAAGTGGAGGGGCAAGAGCGCGCGCGGTTGGAGGTGGCGCTCACCGCGGAGTCGGAGCGACGGGCTCAGGCGGAGGGCTTGCTTGTAGAGGTTCAGGCTCGCTTGGACGAGGCGCTGGCGGCGCGCGAGCGGACCGAGGCGGAGCTGGTCTCGGCCCAGGAGGCGCTGGTCCGGCACGAGGCTCGGGGCCAGACGGCGCTCGCTTCCGAACGTGAGGAGCGTGAACGGCTGGCCGCGGAGCTCACCGCGATGCGGGAGCGAGCCTTCGGCGCGGACGAGGTCGTCACCCGGCTCCAGGCCGAGGTGGCTTCCGAGCGCGAGGCGCGTGCCCAGGCGCAGGAGGCGCTCGCAGCGGAGCGTGAGGCGCTTGCCCAGGTTCGTGCGGACCTGGACGTCGAACGCCAGGGGCGCGGCGATGGCGAGGCCGAGCTGGCCCGCGTGCAGGGGTTGCTTGGGGGGGAGCAGCAGGCCCGCACGGGGGCGGAGGCCGCGCTGGCTCAGCTCCGCGCGACGCTCGGGGCGGAACAGCAGTCGCTGGCTGATACCGAAGCCTCCCTGGCCGAGGCGCGTGCTGCGCTGACTGCGGAACAGCAGACGCGCGCCGAGACCGAGGCCGTGCTGGCGGAGTCGCGCGAGGCGTTCGCGGCGGAGCAACAGGCTCGCGCGGAGACCGAGGCCGTGCTGGCGCAGTCTCGCGAGGCGTTCGCGGCGGAACAGCAGGCTCGCGCGGAGACCGAGGCCGTGCTGGCGCAATCTCGCGAGGCGTTCGCGGCGGAGCAACAGGCTCGCGCCGAGCTTGAGACGGCCCTGTCGCAGTCGCGTGAGTCGCTGACGGCGGAGCAGCAGGCTCGTGCCGAGCTTGAGATGGCCCTGTCGCAGTCGCGTGAGTCGCTGACGGCGGAACAGCAGACGCTCATCGAGCTTGAGACCGCACTGTCGCGGTCTCGTGAATCGCTCACCGCGGAGCAGCAGGCTCGCGCGGCCATCGAGGCCGCCCTGTCCCAGGCCCGTGAGGCACTTGCCGCGGAGCAGCAGGCTCGCGCTCAGGCTGAGTCTGCACTGGCGCAGTCGCGTGCGACGCTCGAAGCGGAGCAGCAGACTCGCGCCGATACCGGTGCCGCGCTTGGACAGACTCGCTCGGCACTGGAGTCCGAGCAGCAGGGCCGTGCCGAGGCCGAAGCCGCGTTGGCGCAGGTCCGCGCGGTGCTCGAAGCGGAGCAACGCACGCGAACCGAAGCGGAGTCCGCGCTGCAAACGCTGCGAACGGAGGCGTCCGAGCGCGACCAGGCACGGCAGGAGCGACTGGCTGCCGCCGAACGTGTCATGGCTGAGCAGGAGCGCGCGCTCGAAGCGCAGCGCCTGGCGGCCGAGGCTCGCGAGCAGGAGCTGCGCGATACCGTGACGCGCCTGGAGTCGGAGCGGGCGTGGGCGGAGGACACCGCGAAGGAACAGCGCTCGGCGTTGGAGTCCCAGCTCTCGGAGGCGCGCGCGGCGCAGGAGTCGGACGCGGCGCGTGCGGTCGCGCTGGCTCAGTCCCTGGCGGACCTCGAGTCGGCCCGAAGCGCGGCGGATGCCCAGCTCGCCGAGCGTGCGGGAACCATCGAGGCGCTGGAGACGCAGGTCGCCCAGTTGCGTGAGCAGGTAGCGGCGCGTGAGGAGGATGCGGGCCGTGTCAGTGAGGCCGCCGCCGAGGCTCGCGAGGCGCTGACCCGACAGGAAGCCGCCGCGCAGGAGCGACTCTCCGCGGTCGAGCGGTCGCTGGACGACGCGCTTGCTCGGGCGGAGCAGCAGCAGGGCGAAATCGAAGCGCTGGCGGCGGAGCGAGACCGAGAACGGACGGCCTTGGCCG
The sequence above is a segment of the Myxococcus virescens genome. Coding sequences within it:
- a CDS encoding methyltransferase domain-containing protein, which translates into the protein MHHTFRRLGPSELLPRYIFAESLFARRRVLEVDAVASTGGESARFLVERGARAVVSCDRDVAAVEAAQKAHGGPALRFRANVYDDFESGSFDVVLVADLAPYVKAPELLAELARLVTKQGFLVGGLRNVAGLALPQLLEAEEGVPPTYGQLLDALSVHFAQVEVATQSPVLGYQLAFERGEGLQVDGTLVNHSEAAYFLVVAGQDPARVVDPTWVQLPPEPLAFTRGKLDEVVARAKSWEERSGRLKESLTKLRAELTDREAEAASLRPSLETARDEVARLTAQLEQARGSQEAQRERDDLSGKLRRRELELQVAQERLADADRRLAAQRLEVEAAQRAQADAGVQVLAAQESLRLERARREETAASLEEARERLTQAYTQVRDLQEEQATLRIERERDRLAAERAVEQSEDRRRAAEAARERELRIAEQYSAALAAVEHLKAEAAQAAETSRDAGAAVSVKDAELARTARELVDARQRTASAEGARKDAESRLESLQAEVRGLETELAAARESQSRLGQEVEALTHAEASARATAQKWEESLHHASQRLEALEAERARTEERLGQALETERDALQARLTSLERELEDERARATALERQVLDEVSAKGEVEARRQELAEERAALVRRVVELEAEASSHARTGRQSSERAAELEAALRTAREELESAHLEWQASEEQLGRVRGELDSEREARAAVEEALRLARGKLEGAAQRLTEAEATLSRTREALDAEVARRTALENSLAEVRDSLDSEQEGRARALEALRAQLEAEQSRRSDAEATLAETRAGLDEARQTLSQVRDALASEEERRARWEAALGDAQALLQVEGQERARLEVALTAESERRAQAEGLLVEVQARLDEALAARERTEAELVSAQEALVRHEARGQTALASEREERERLAAELTAMRERAFGADEVVTRLQAEVASEREARAQAQEALAAEREALAQVRADLDVERQGRGDGEAELARVQGLLGGEQQARTGAEAALAQLRATLGAEQQSLADTEASLAEARAALTAEQQTRAETEAVLAESREAFAAEQQARAETEAVLAQSREAFAAEQQARAETEAVLAQSREAFAAEQQARAELETALSQSRESLTAEQQARAELEMALSQSRESLTAEQQTLIELETALSRSRESLTAEQQARAAIEAALSQAREALAAEQQARAQAESALAQSRATLEAEQQTRADTGAALGQTRSALESEQQGRAEAEAALAQVRAVLEAEQRTRTEAESALQTLRTEASERDQARQERLAAAERVMAEQERALEAQRLAAEAREQELRDTVTRLESERAWAEDTAKEQRSALESQLSEARAAQESDAARAVALAQSLADLESARSAADAQLAERAGTIEALETQVAQLREQVAAREEDAGRVSEAAAEAREALTRQEAAAQERLSAVERSLDDALARAEQQQGEIEALAAERDRERTALAAAQQELAHLGAARQESMRLGAQLQRAMAALNERGMHIARLDAELVDAQDRLAAQRENAELLMVQLETARRFAGKATAMENSLEAERAALETLRTELARATEAAATEQARANALEAQLTDSADGLTRARSELEAQRAELEGKLSDAASRSEALRAELEARLADAVERANALRAETEQQRAELEAQLAEAVSRSDALRAESGQQFAEATARAAAERAALESRLAEVAASADAQRAESETRLADLNARFEAQQAELESRLAEASAKFNAQLAEASDRAARLSDTADRAQADRATLESHVAELTSQLDVLRADLTAATERAATLQSAQERLARADSDRERLQSDLSVARAARVRLEGRVTALEAASTDAVRILDAERAERTRLSQALEVATQQLQQHDGSAAGQLALLQTERSQLDEQLRGLETQLQSQKARVDALEAERTELLSTVESLKVSSQPEDVLEMAAEMELLQSLVEDLQQKLADREAELAAAQRPASRADSFALLDAPEPARNELVPPAGTEQGAKAPARRPRGAVPALDLPPQKTPPKPGERE